The Helicobacter sp. MIT 05-5293 genome window below encodes:
- a CDS encoding MerR family transcriptional regulator has product MTYTIIEAERKSGISSRKIRFWLDKGLFPHLYKDKNGVRYFSEKDIDWLCWVNLYRALGMSIKDIQHYKNLCDKGESTLEERLKIIQAQKAKNLAEIVNLQVAIAMLEYKEQLYIELTSKGKTKYKPRSFRECKEILDKEVRQKLNQEKEKDEK; this is encoded by the coding sequence ATGACTTATACGATTATCGAAGCAGAACGCAAAAGTGGCATTAGCTCGCGCAAGATTCGCTTTTGGCTCGATAAGGGGCTGTTTCCGCATTTATATAAAGACAAAAATGGCGTAAGATATTTTAGCGAAAAAGACATCGATTGGCTTTGTTGGGTCAATCTCTATCGTGCGCTTGGAATGAGTATCAAAGATATTCAGCATTATAAAAATCTTTGCGATAAAGGCGAAAGCACTCTTGAAGAGCGGCTAAAGATTATTCAAGCACAAAAGGCAAAAAATCTTGCCGAAATTGTAAATTTACAAGTCGCAATTGCGATGCTTGAATATAAAGAACAGCTTTATATCGAACTTACCAGCAAAGGTAAGACAAAATATAAACCCCGAAGCTTTCGCGAATGCAAAGAGATTTTAGACAAAGAGGTTAGGCAAAAGCTAAACCAAGAAAAGGAAAAAGATGAAAAATAA
- a CDS encoding PhzF family phenazine biosynthesis protein encodes MQCYVIDAFSDKIFGGNPAAVCVCERWLDDALLQKIASEHNLSETAFCVPQPKNATYQLRWFTPAGEIDLCGHATLATGFIVMNFIDSAAQQVAFETKSGILQVRKMGDKYEIDLPSFALNPLALTKERIEQIYAAIGFAPIEAYLGRDLVCVLENEQQVRDCTPDMSKVLELEGVLCHITARGDSIKSESTQGLLNFDCVSRSFAPKHGVSEDPVCGSGHCHLVPLWSKKLGKAQILAYQASKRGGVLECRDNGARVSLAGNAVLYSTNTIALENA; translated from the coding sequence ATGCAATGTTATGTGATTGACGCATTTAGCGATAAAATCTTTGGCGGCAACCCCGCTGCTGTGTGCGTCTGTGAGCGGTGGCTTGATGATGCTTTGCTGCAAAAGATTGCGAGCGAACACAACCTATCTGAAACCGCGTTTTGCGTGCCGCAACCCAAAAACGCAACCTATCAATTGCGCTGGTTCACCCCTGCGGGTGAAATCGATCTTTGCGGACACGCGACACTTGCGACAGGATTTATCGTTATGAACTTTATCGATTCTGCCGCGCAACAAGTCGCGTTTGAGACCAAAAGCGGAATCTTGCAAGTGCGCAAAATGGGCGATAAATACGAGATTGATTTGCCAAGCTTTGCGCTAAACCCGCTTGCGCTCACAAAAGAGCGCATAGAGCAGATTTATGCCGCGATTGGCTTTGCGCCTATCGAAGCCTATTTGGGGCGCGATTTGGTTTGCGTGCTAGAAAACGAGCAACAAGTGCGCGATTGCACACCCGATATGTCAAAGGTGCTAGAGCTCGAGGGTGTGCTGTGCCATATCACCGCGCGCGGGGATTCTATAAAGTCAGAATCTACGCAAGGTTTATTAAATTTTGATTGTGTCAGCCGCAGCTTTGCGCCCAAACACGGGGTGAGCGAAGACCCGGTGTGTGGCTCGGGGCATTGTCATCTTGTCCCGCTTTGGAGCAAAAAGCTTGGCAAGGCGCAGATTTTAGCGTATCAAGCAAGCAAACGTGGGGGCGTCTTAGAGTGTCGCGACAATGGTGCGCGGGTGAGCCTTGCGGGGAACGCAGTGCTGTATTCAACCAACACAATTGCGCTTGAAAATGCGTAA
- a CDS encoding LysE family transporter: protein MDESAFFSFLLYAVITAITPGPNNILALNAMISYERKDAKILILGIYVGFAIMMIVFGFGSAILGALLESINDYLKYLSALYVLYIAYKVVRSRAPVPVDSKLADSQTNAQKNVKSTNNNIGFFGGMVLQFVNVKAALYAITIQSAFVLPYYQSLSMSGFFVLLSIIINFVGIFLWVIGGAVFCEFLQKYYKPVNFIMAFLLLLSAVQILIG from the coding sequence ATGGACGAATCGGCATTTTTCTCATTTTTGCTCTATGCGGTGATTACCGCGATTACGCCCGGACCCAATAATATCCTTGCCCTCAATGCAATGATTAGCTATGAACGCAAAGACGCGAAGATTCTCATTCTTGGAATCTATGTCGGTTTTGCGATTATGATGATTGTATTTGGTTTTGGCAGTGCGATTTTGGGTGCGTTGCTTGAATCTATTAATGATTATTTAAAATATCTATCCGCTTTATATGTGCTGTATATTGCGTATAAAGTTGTGCGCAGCCGCGCGCCTGTGCCGGTGGATTCTAAGCTTGCAGATTCTCAAACAAACGCACAAAAAAATGTAAAATCTACAAATAACAATATTGGCTTTTTTGGCGGAATGGTTTTGCAGTTTGTGAATGTCAAAGCTGCATTATATGCAATTACGATTCAAAGTGCGTTTGTGCTGCCCTATTATCAAAGTCTTTCGATGAGTGGATTCTTTGTCTTACTTTCAATCATTATCAACTTTGTGGGCATCTTTCTTTGGGTGATTGGCGGGGCGGTTTTTTGCGAATTTTTGCAAAAATATTATAAGCCGGTGAATTTTATAATGGCATTTTTACTGCTTTTAAGTGCTGTGCAGATTTTGATAGGATAG
- a CDS encoding PLP-dependent aminotransferase family protein, protein MQSLLSQRIQKTPPSFIRSILKTTLDSEIISFAGGLPNPISFPKEELLDSMQKIVHDYGDKVFQYSITAGIIELREFIAHSFSQKHGLNLTHENVLITTGSQQALDLIGKVFINEGDNIIIEKPSYLGAIQAFYQYQPTFCPVELTPNGLEPEGLKEALKTPTKLVYSIPNFQNPTGLTYSAQNRKEICDILCAQKLVLVEDDPYGALRFEGESLPYIGIDKHPFSLVLGTFSKTCSPAMRLGFIISKNTEILKQLSVVKEASDLHSNTFAQYLIWDYLKHNDYEKHIAKIRALYQAQAHAMLEAMEQYFPKNVCWTKPEGGMFLWVTLPKNISAMQLFPKALEQKVVFVPGDCFYINSKDINTMRLNYTNASCEMIYEGIKRLGNVLGEVC, encoded by the coding sequence ATGCAAAGCCTTTTATCACAGCGCATTCAAAAGACACCGCCGTCTTTTATCCGCAGTATCTTAAAAACAACACTCGATTCTGAAATTATCTCTTTTGCGGGTGGGTTGCCAAACCCCATCTCATTTCCCAAAGAAGAGCTTTTAGATTCTATGCAAAAAATCGTGCATGATTATGGCGATAAGGTCTTTCAATATTCTATCACCGCGGGGATCATTGAATTACGAGAATTTATCGCACATTCTTTTAGCCAAAAACATGGCTTAAACCTTACGCACGAAAATGTCCTTATCACCACAGGTTCGCAACAAGCGCTTGATTTAATCGGCAAAGTTTTTATCAACGAGGGTGATAATATCATCATCGAAAAGCCAAGTTATTTGGGTGCGATTCAAGCTTTTTATCAATACCAACCAACCTTTTGCCCGGTCGAACTTACCCCAAATGGGCTAGAACCAGAGGGCTTAAAAGAAGCCCTAAAAACGCCCACAAAACTTGTTTATAGTATTCCAAATTTTCAAAACCCCACCGGCTTGACTTATAGTGCGCAAAATCGCAAAGAGATTTGCGATATTTTATGCGCACAAAAGCTTGTTTTAGTCGAAGACGACCCATATGGCGCGTTGCGTTTTGAAGGCGAGAGCCTGCCCTATATTGGCATTGACAAACACCCTTTTAGCCTCGTTCTTGGCACTTTTAGCAAAACTTGTTCGCCTGCAATGCGGCTAGGATTTATTATCTCAAAAAATACCGAGATTCTCAAACAACTAAGTGTTGTAAAAGAAGCAAGCGACTTGCACAGCAATACCTTTGCACAATATTTGATTTGGGATTATCTAAAGCATAATGACTATGAAAAACATATTGCAAAAATTCGCGCTTTATATCAAGCTCAAGCACATGCAATGCTTGAAGCAATGGAGCAATATTTTCCTAAAAATGTCTGTTGGACAAAGCCAGAAGGAGGTATGTTTTTGTGGGTTACGTTGCCCAAAAACATAAGCGCGATGCAACTCTTTCCCAAAGCATTAGAACAAAAAGTCGTTTTTGTGCCGGGCGATTGTTTTTATATTAACAGCAAAGACATCAATACAATGCGCTTAAATTATACTAACGCGTCTTGCGAGATGATTTATGAGGGGATTAAAAGACTTGGGAATGTGCTAGGCGAAGTGTGCTAG
- a CDS encoding zinc ribbon domain-containing protein, whose protein sequence is MNHKICQSCGMPITSEEQLGTNQDGSVSLDYCKFCYENGEFIDKVSMQEYIQMCSLYGAQAGMTNEQMKQYCTQLFPTLKRWREI, encoded by the coding sequence ATGAATCATAAAATATGTCAAAGTTGCGGTATGCCCATAACTTCAGAGGAACAATTAGGAACAAATCAAGACGGAAGCGTTAGTCTTGATTATTGCAAATTTTGTTATGAAAATGGCGAATTTATAGACAAAGTATCGATGCAGGAGTATATACAAATGTGTTCTTTATATGGCGCACAAGCAGGAATGACAAATGAACAAATGAAACAATATTGCACTCAATTATTCCCAACATTAAAAAGATGGCGGGAGATATGA
- a CDS encoding restriction endonuclease, with the protein MKISEVKTAFKIADVEFVEGSTRLNFNYLKDLKDENGKALPQKILSENVARVYLIVVNGEIKKIGGSQSEGGIKNTLSIYRDGGIKGRPSIRSFGVWYFLYHTILSGAKIEFYMIFQENFEKNIKGLFGLKKIPNAYISYKLIEQCCVEDYLSVENGKFPDWNVQEQGLDWPLDIKNQHAEIQLNAQSRDKKVKRGEAKQ; encoded by the coding sequence ATGAAAATTTCAGAAGTCAAAACTGCATTTAAGATTGCTGATGTGGAATTTGTAGAGGGTAGCACGAGATTAAATTTTAATTATCTTAAAGACTTAAAAGATGAAAATGGCAAAGCTTTACCCCAAAAGATTCTAAGCGAAAATGTCGCAAGAGTGTATTTGATTGTCGTTAATGGTGAGATTAAAAAAATCGGCGGAAGCCAAAGTGAAGGAGGCATTAAAAATACTTTATCGATTTATCGTGATGGTGGCATAAAAGGACGCCCAAGCATAAGAAGTTTTGGTGTGTGGTATTTTCTCTATCATACGATTCTAAGCGGTGCAAAAATTGAATTTTATATGATTTTTCAAGAAAATTTTGAGAAAAACATTAAGGGGCTTTTTGGGCTTAAAAAGATTCCTAATGCGTATATTTCTTACAAGCTCATCGAGCAATGTTGTGTGGAGGATTATTTGAGTGTAGAAAATGGCAAATTCCCCGATTGGAATGTGCAGGAGCAAGGCTTGGATTGGCCACTTGACATTAAAAACCAACATGCAGAAATCCAGCTCAACGCCCAAAGTAGAGACAAGAAAGTTAAAAGAGGTGAAGCGAAGCAATAG
- a CDS encoding DNA adenine methylase → MTLTLERQNLFYQSDTLSDKKALFLDSLKGKSLAYKRYSKSPLRYGGGKSLAVGLIIEHFPDDIKRLISPFMGGGSVEIASAVELDLEVKAFDIFDILVNFWQVLCADSLKLYDELYKLEPTKETYAIIKEELRRHYKNEISLDSLTLARDYYFNFNLSYGPGFLGWISKIYEDKTRYLNALQKLKDLGQDSRLQNLSVECESFEQVFRAYPNDFFYCDPPYFLEGDSKMFRGIYPMRNFPIHHNGFKHELLAECLKNHKGRFILSYNDCAFVREAYKDFKILEPKWQYTMGQGETRIGKNRVERGDTDNIKQSHELLIIKE, encoded by the coding sequence TTGACATTAACTTTGGAGCGACAAAACCTCTTTTACCAAAGCGATACTTTGAGCGATAAAAAGGCTTTGTTTTTAGATTCACTAAAAGGCAAATCCCTAGCCTACAAACGCTATTCTAAAAGCCCTTTGCGTTATGGTGGTGGGAAGTCATTAGCTGTTGGGCTCATCATCGAGCATTTCCCCGATGATATAAAAAGGCTGATTTCGCCATTTATGGGTGGAGGAAGCGTAGAGATTGCAAGCGCAGTTGAGCTAGATTTAGAAGTCAAAGCCTTTGATATTTTTGATATTTTGGTGAATTTTTGGCAGGTTTTATGCGCAGATTCTCTAAAACTTTATGATGAACTCTATAAGCTTGAACCCACAAAAGAGACTTATGCAATCATCAAAGAAGAGTTAAGAAGGCATTATAAAAATGAGATTTCCTTAGATTCTCTAACCCTTGCGCGGGATTATTATTTTAATTTTAACCTAAGCTATGGACCCGGTTTTTTGGGTTGGATAAGCAAGATTTATGAAGACAAAACCCGCTATTTGAATGCTTTGCAAAAACTAAAAGATTTGGGACAAGATTCTAGGCTGCAAAATCTAAGTGTGGAGTGTGAAAGCTTTGAGCAAGTCTTTAGAGCGTATCCTAATGACTTTTTTTATTGCGACCCGCCTTATTTTTTAGAGGGAGATTCTAAGATGTTTCGCGGAATCTATCCGATGCGTAATTTCCCGATTCATCATAATGGATTCAAACACGAGCTGTTGGCAGAATGTCTTAAAAATCATAAGGGGAGATTTATTTTAAGCTATAATGATTGTGCTTTTGTGCGCGAGGCTTACAAAGATTTTAAAATCTTAGAACCCAAATGGCAATACACAATGGGACAAGGCGAAACACGCATTGGCAAAAATCGCGTAGAAAGAGGTGATACCGATAATATCAAACAAAGCCACGAGTTATTGATTATAAAGGAATGA
- a CDS encoding aldo/keto reductase, producing the protein MKNRRDFLQDSLAFGVLSTAILSGFAGNAFADSNTTNTKGATMKNVQLGNLKVSQLGLGCMGMSYGYGQPKDENEMIALIHKAHDLGVTFFDTAEVYGPYTNETLVGKALKPFRDKVVLATKFGIRIESGKQIVDSNLQQIRRSLEGSLTRLQTDCVDLYYQHRVDPKVPPTEVAALMQEFVKEGKIKAWGMSEAGVESIKKAHSVFPLAAVQSEYSMWWREPEKELLELLESLGIGFVPFSPLGKGFLAGKFNADSTFAKDDFRSTVPRFEKENLRANMALLEQIRAIAAQKNATPAQIALAWVCAQKPFIAPIFGTTNGSRLVENLQSLTLTLNAQDLQQINTALAKIPIRGERYSGEAAKRVGK; encoded by the coding sequence ATGAAAAATCGCCGCGACTTTTTGCAAGATTCACTTGCATTTGGAGTGCTTAGCACAGCGATTTTATCGGGGTTTGCGGGCAATGCGTTCGCAGATTCTAACACCACAAACACAAAAGGAGCAACGATGAAAAATGTGCAACTAGGAAACCTCAAAGTCAGCCAGCTTGGGCTTGGTTGTATGGGTATGAGCTATGGCTATGGACAGCCAAAAGACGAAAACGAGATGATTGCGCTCATTCACAAAGCGCACGATTTGGGCGTTACATTCTTTGACACCGCCGAAGTCTATGGTCCCTACACCAACGAAACGCTTGTTGGCAAGGCGCTTAAGCCCTTTCGCGACAAGGTCGTTCTTGCAACCAAATTTGGAATCCGCATTGAGAGCGGCAAGCAGATTGTCGATAGCAACTTGCAACAGATTCGCCGCTCGCTCGAGGGCAGCCTAACGCGGTTGCAGACAGATTGTGTCGATTTATATTACCAACACCGAGTCGACCCCAAAGTCCCGCCGACAGAGGTTGCCGCTTTGATGCAAGAGTTTGTCAAAGAGGGCAAGATTAAAGCGTGGGGAATGAGCGAAGCGGGGGTTGAGAGCATTAAAAAAGCACATTCTGTGTTTCCGCTTGCCGCGGTGCAAAGCGAGTATTCGATGTGGTGGCGCGAGCCAGAAAAGGAGCTTTTAGAGCTTTTAGAATCGCTTGGTATCGGCTTTGTGCCATTTTCGCCGCTTGGCAAGGGCTTTTTGGCAGGCAAGTTTAATGCCGATTCAACCTTTGCTAAAGATGATTTTCGCAGCACCGTGCCGCGGTTTGAAAAAGAAAATTTGCGGGCAAATATGGCTTTGCTTGAGCAAATCCGCGCGATTGCGGCGCAAAAGAACGCGACACCCGCACAGATTGCCCTTGCTTGGGTGTGTGCGCAAAAGCCCTTTATCGCTCCCATTTTTGGCACGACAAATGGAAGTAGATTGGTTGAGAATCTGCAATCTCTCACACTCACGCTTAATGCGCAAGATTTGCAACAAATCAATACCGCACTTGCAAAGATTCCAATTAGGGGCGAACGATACAGCGGCGAGGCAGCAAAACGCGTGGGGAAATAG
- a CDS encoding DNA alkylation repair protein, whose protein sequence is MKHKEHYNDTYILDLSQKILAVMPEFEAKTFVDSLLGKLDDKELFARFDCIVDAMQKSMSDDYSKNIEVFFKILGEELSKSEGMFQFGWWLWPIGRYVERCGNENWRLSLAFCKELTKRFTGEYAIRPLLKEHPKEVMDELIKWSLDSNVHVRRLASEGVRIRLPWSQKLFVALDEFEKYTTLLTNLKDDSEKFVQKSVGNNLNDLYKDAPDKADYIIAQWEKSGNSKAQMWIIKHARRNQK, encoded by the coding sequence ATGAAACACAAAGAGCATTATAATGATACATATATTCTTGATTTGTCGCAAAAAATCCTTGCGGTAATGCCCGAATTTGAGGCAAAAACTTTTGTAGATTCTCTGCTTGGCAAGTTAGATGATAAAGAGCTTTTTGCACGATTTGATTGTATTGTTGATGCAATGCAAAAGAGTATGAGTGATGATTATTCTAAAAATATTGAGGTATTTTTTAAGATTCTTGGAGAAGAGTTAAGCAAGAGCGAGGGAATGTTTCAGTTTGGTTGGTGGCTGTGGCCTATTGGCAGATATGTGGAGCGGTGTGGGAATGAAAATTGGCGTTTGTCGCTTGCGTTTTGTAAAGAGCTAACGAAACGATTTACCGGTGAATATGCGATTCGTCCTTTGCTTAAAGAACACCCAAAAGAGGTGATGGACGAGCTAATTAAGTGGAGTTTGGATTCTAATGTCCATGTGCGGCGGCTTGCAAGCGAGGGTGTGAGAATCCGCCTCCCTTGGTCGCAAAAATTATTTGTTGCATTAGATGAGTTTGAAAAATACACAACTTTGCTTACGAATCTTAAAGATGATTCTGAAAAGTTTGTGCAAAAAAGCGTGGGGAATAACCTGAATGATTTATATAAAGACGCACCAGATAAGGCAGATTATATTATTGCACAATGGGAAAAATCAGGCAATAGCAAAGCGCAAATGTGGATTATCAAACACGCAAGAAGAAATCAAAAATAA
- a CDS encoding MATE family efflux transporter codes for MTNLYLKSPLYLLLRCSLPNMVGAVLLSVYFIVDGIFVGKFLGAEALAAMGLVMPFIAMSFALSDMVAVGAGVQISMRLGKEKIKEAGIIFSTSLVVIFVIALVMSVIFYFLTPLLLGFVNAHDSLKESALEFSRVFLYFMPFISLYFALDIFLRICGKNIYTMFINVVLALTNIGLDYLFIVEFGLGLYSAALATCIGFSLATLFGFLPFLFMDLQLKFSKVLLNFKILWNIFYNGSSEFFGNISGSTYALFANALLLKIAGAVGVAAFSIVSYIDTFVILLLMSLNEGIQPALGFNYARKDTARLKSLIVHTFAAAFIFCLFVFALCMAFSDELVQFFAQKSDEDLLNLASFALLLYALNYLITWFNLSTSSLLTAINKPTFSLILSLSQNLLIPLVLIFSLSYFWGLKGIFLTAFVAECLCVVLSIIFIKKSFASTQS; via the coding sequence ATGACAAATCTCTATCTTAAATCCCCACTCTATCTGCTTTTGCGTTGCTCTTTGCCCAATATGGTCGGGGCGGTTTTGCTCTCTGTTTATTTCATCGTTGATGGAATCTTTGTCGGCAAGTTCTTAGGTGCAGAGGCTCTTGCGGCTATGGGGCTTGTAATGCCTTTTATCGCGATGTCTTTTGCGCTTAGCGATATGGTCGCGGTGGGTGCTGGGGTGCAAATCTCGATGCGACTTGGCAAAGAAAAAATCAAAGAAGCGGGGATTATTTTTAGCACCTCTTTGGTTGTGATTTTTGTCATTGCTTTGGTGATGAGTGTGATATTTTATTTTCTTACACCCTTGCTTTTGGGGTTTGTGAATGCGCATGATTCTCTTAAAGAATCTGCATTAGAGTTTAGCAGAGTATTTTTATATTTTATGCCTTTTATCTCACTCTATTTTGCGCTAGATATATTCTTGCGAATCTGTGGAAAAAACATTTACACAATGTTTATCAATGTGGTTTTGGCTCTGACAAATATTGGCTTGGATTATCTTTTTATTGTAGAGTTTGGCTTAGGGCTTTACTCTGCTGCACTCGCAACTTGTATTGGATTTAGCCTTGCAACACTTTTTGGGTTCTTGCCCTTTTTGTTTATGGACTTGCAGCTGAAATTTTCTAAAGTATTATTGAATTTTAAAATTTTATGGAATATTTTTTATAACGGCAGCAGTGAATTTTTTGGCAATATTTCGGGTTCAACCTATGCTCTTTTTGCAAATGCACTTTTGCTAAAAATCGCTGGTGCTGTGGGTGTGGCTGCTTTTAGTATTGTGTCGTATATCGATACCTTTGTGATTTTGCTTTTGATGAGTTTAAACGAAGGAATCCAACCTGCACTTGGTTTTAATTATGCAAGAAAAGATACCGCAAGGCTAAAATCTTTGATTGTGCATACCTTTGCGGCAGCTTTTATCTTTTGTTTGTTTGTTTTTGCGCTCTGTATGGCTTTTAGCGATGAACTCGTGCAGTTTTTTGCGCAAAAAAGTGATGAAGATTTGCTCAATCTCGCCTCTTTTGCGCTTTTGCTCTATGCGTTGAATTATCTGATAACTTGGTTTAATCTCTCTACAAGCTCGCTTCTAACCGCTATCAACAAACCCACTTTTTCGCTCATTTTGAGTTTGTCTCAAAACCTTTTGATTCCTTTGGTGCTTATTTTTAGCTTGTCTTATTTTTGGGGCTTAAAGGGTATTTTTCTCACCGCTTTTGTGGCGGAATGTTTATGTGTGGTTTTGAGCATTATTTTTATCAAAAAGTCTTTTGCAAGCACGCAATCTTGA
- a CDS encoding bifunctional anthranilate synthase component I family protein/aminotransferase class IV has protein sequence MANDFCIFGKFLYYDLQKILKAYNQSQSKEVFRFIEQYKKEYFFVGFLQYEFYHYLHDSSYQSKEAYCVFYAFKQRKIFKPLEVDEEDFIPSFKHFLDKSLYAKNFKSVKDAIAKGQSYQVNLTQKLSFQTKLDSFALFHLLLQRQNTKFRAYLKSDCLEILSFSPELFFKTHKNKIITKPMKGTIKRAKDPLQDEKNKNFLRKDSKNLSENVMIVDLLRNDISKLIKKHSQKVKLFRLKTYPSLHQMFSCVQGKLKKQVSFYDIFAALFPCGSITGAPKLETIKLIEKLEGKNRGIYCGAIGVIHKNKSTFSVAIRTLEKRNALYHYGVGSGLVWESSQKQEFKELKLKAKILKPKDFYLFETMLYKNGFVLFFKEHLQRLADSALKLGFKTDRLKPYLDRESAALETLQNLSFFELNHQLFSCQNALLYPFKSDKKGNRILKMILHKNGALSFHFYPLKDSLSDVLLLSNMPLQISDKLFHKSSLRKIYQEQSFKWEQNLCYDIAFLNNNNELCEGTRSNIVLREGDEFFTPALQSGLLNGIYRQFLLDLGLIKEKVLFKEDLQNAREIYCINSVRGAKKVILNEKDSID, from the coding sequence ATGGCAAACGATTTTTGTATTTTTGGCAAGTTTTTGTATTATGACTTGCAAAAGATTTTAAAAGCATATAACCAAAGCCAAAGCAAAGAAGTTTTTAGATTCATAGAGCAATACAAAAAGGAATACTTTTTTGTGGGTTTTTTGCAGTATGAATTTTATCATTATTTGCACGATTCAAGCTATCAAAGCAAAGAAGCTTATTGCGTTTTTTATGCGTTTAAACAGCGAAAGATTTTTAAGCCTTTGGAGGTTGATGAGGAGGATTTTATCCCAAGTTTTAAACATTTTCTCGATAAATCCCTTTATGCAAAAAACTTCAAAAGCGTTAAAGACGCGATTGCAAAAGGGCAAAGTTATCAGGTGAATCTCACCCAAAAACTTAGCTTTCAAACAAAGCTTGATTCTTTTGCGTTGTTTCATCTTTTGTTGCAAAGGCAAAATACCAAATTCAGGGCTTATTTGAAAAGTGATTGTTTAGAGATTCTATCTTTTTCGCCCGAATTATTTTTTAAAACACATAAAAATAAAATCATCACAAAGCCTATGAAAGGCACGATTAAAAGGGCAAAAGACCCCCTGCAAGATGAAAAGAATAAAAATTTTCTACGAAAAGATAGCAAAAATTTAAGCGAAAATGTGATGATTGTCGATTTGTTGCGCAATGATATTTCAAAGCTGATTAAAAAACACAGCCAAAAAGTTAAACTTTTTAGGCTCAAAACTTACCCGAGCTTACATCAAATGTTTTCGTGTGTGCAAGGAAAGCTCAAAAAACAAGTTTCTTTTTATGATATTTTTGCTGCTCTTTTTCCGTGTGGTTCTATCACAGGAGCTCCAAAGCTTGAAACAATCAAGCTGATAGAAAAGTTAGAAGGCAAAAATAGGGGAATCTATTGTGGGGCTATTGGTGTGATTCATAAAAACAAAAGCACATTTAGTGTTGCGATACGCACACTTGAAAAAAGAAATGCGCTCTATCATTATGGCGTTGGTAGCGGTTTGGTTTGGGAAAGTAGCCAAAAGCAAGAGTTTAAAGAACTCAAGCTTAAGGCAAAGATTCTAAAACCAAAAGATTTTTATCTTTTTGAAACAATGCTTTATAAGAATGGTTTCGTTTTGTTTTTTAAAGAACATCTGCAAAGGCTTGCTGATTCTGCTTTGAAGCTTGGTTTTAAGACAGATAGATTAAAACCCTATTTAGATAGAGAATCTGCCGCTTTAGAGACTTTGCAAAATCTATCTTTTTTTGAGCTTAATCATCAGCTTTTTTCTTGTCAAAATGCTTTGTTGTATCCTTTTAAAAGTGATAAAAAGGGTAATAGAATCCTAAAAATGATTCTCCACAAAAATGGCGCATTAAGCTTTCATTTTTACCCCCTAAAAGATAGCTTAAGTGATGTTTTGCTTCTAAGCAATATGCCACTTCAAATCAGTGATAAGCTATTTCACAAAAGCTCTTTACGAAAAATCTATCAAGAACAAAGTTTTAAATGGGAGCAAAATTTATGCTATGACATAGCATTTTTGAACAACAATAACGAACTTTGCGAGGGAACAAGGTCAAATATTGTGTTGAGAGAGGGAGATGAGTTTTTCACACCCGCCTTGCAGAGCGGTTTGCTGAATGGAATCTATCGGCAATTTTTGCTTGATTTGGGGCTTATCAAAGAAAAAGTGCTTTTTAAAGAAGACTTACAAAATGCGCGTGAGATTTATTGTATCAATTCTGTGCGCGGAGCAAAAAAGGTTATTTTGAATGAAAAAGATTCTATTGATTGA
- a CDS encoding aminodeoxychorismate/anthranilate synthase component II — protein sequence MKKILLIDNYDSFSYELVYYLKELGYQCTIIQNDSFSNAKELERFAFSHLIISPGPHSPKESGLSLKAIKHFKKQKKILGICLGHQCIAFAFGAKIAKLKYPTHGKTSVLKFKKDKLFKKLRKTRVCLYHSLYVKTMPKELKVLSQNKQGIVMALRHKKLPIYGVQFHPEAILSQKGKKILKNFMEL from the coding sequence ATGAAAAAGATTCTATTGATTGATAATTACGATTCGTTTAGTTATGAGCTGGTTTATTATCTTAAAGAGCTTGGTTATCAATGCACAATTATTCAAAATGATTCGTTTAGCAATGCTAAAGAGCTTGAAAGATTTGCGTTTTCTCATCTTATCATCTCTCCGGGTCCCCATTCTCCTAAAGAATCAGGACTTAGCCTCAAGGCAATCAAACATTTTAAAAAGCAAAAAAAGATTCTAGGCATTTGTCTGGGGCATCAGTGTATCGCTTTTGCATTTGGTGCGAAAATTGCCAAGCTTAAATACCCAACGCATGGAAAAACAAGTGTTTTAAAATTTAAAAAAGACAAACTTTTTAAAAAGCTTCGCAAAACTCGCGTTTGTTTGTATCATTCTTTATATGTTAAAACAATGCCCAAAGAACTAAAGGTTTTATCCCAAAACAAGCAAGGTATTGTAATGGCATTACGACACAAAAAGCTTCCTATCTATGGTGTGCAATTTCACCCTGAAGCTATTTTGAGCCAAAAGGGCAAAAAGATTTTAAAAAATTTTATGGAACTTTAG